One Rhodothermales bacterium genomic window carries:
- a CDS encoding zinc-binding dehydrogenase: MLDRRVLYFSGKETVALHDEPLLPPARGEVSVRSRLSAISAGTELLFYRGRVAEGVAADTSLDVLTQPVQYPLSYGYAVVGVVEAAGEAVPREWIGRRVFAFAPHADRFNGPIEALLPIPPSVSDEDALFLPNMETAIGLVHDGAPLLGERTVVTGLGVVGLLVVGLLATSRTVRVTGVDHLALRRRWALELGADHALDPGDPALTVAAGENAPAGGADLCIEVSGNPAALDLAIALAGYTGRIVVGSWYGEREQVLRLGARFHRFKQTLLSSQVSHIAPGLSGRWSKMRRFELAWEAIEQLRPARLITHRFDIASAGDAFALLAGRDPEALQVVFTYP; encoded by the coding sequence GTGCTCGACCGACGCGTCCTCTACTTCTCCGGCAAGGAAACCGTAGCCTTGCACGACGAGCCGCTACTGCCGCCGGCGCGCGGCGAGGTGTCCGTCCGCTCCCGGCTCTCCGCGATCAGCGCCGGCACGGAGCTGTTGTTCTATCGGGGGCGCGTGGCCGAAGGCGTCGCCGCGGACACGTCGCTTGATGTGTTGACGCAGCCGGTGCAGTATCCGCTCTCGTACGGCTATGCGGTCGTGGGCGTCGTAGAAGCGGCCGGCGAGGCGGTGCCTCGCGAATGGATCGGCCGGCGCGTGTTTGCTTTCGCGCCCCATGCAGACCGGTTCAACGGGCCCATCGAGGCGCTGCTGCCCATCCCGCCGTCGGTATCCGACGAAGATGCCCTTTTCCTCCCCAACATGGAGACGGCCATCGGCCTCGTGCACGACGGGGCTCCGCTGCTCGGGGAGCGCACTGTCGTCACCGGTCTGGGTGTCGTCGGCTTGCTGGTGGTTGGTCTGCTCGCTACGTCGCGGACCGTCCGGGTCACCGGGGTGGATCACCTGGCATTGCGCCGCCGATGGGCGCTCGAACTCGGCGCGGACCACGCGCTGGATCCGGGCGATCCGGCGCTGACGGTTGCCGCGGGCGAAAACGCGCCCGCCGGCGGCGCCGACCTGTGTATCGAGGTCAGCGGCAACCCGGCGGCGCTGGATCTGGCGATCGCGCTGGCCGGCTATACCGGGCGCATCGTCGTCGGGTCGTGGTATGGCGAAAGGGAGCAGGTCCTCCGTCTGGGCGCGCGCTTCCACCGTTTCAAGCAAACCCTGCTCAGCAGCCAGGTCAGCCATATCGCACCGGGGCTTTCGGGGCGGTGGAGCAAAATGCGGCGTTTTGAGCTGGCCTGGGAGGCGATCGAGCAACTGCGCCCCGCCCGCCTCATCACCCATCGTTTCGACATCGCGTCGGCGGGTGATGCCTTTGCGCTCCTGGCCGGCAGGGAC
- a CDS encoding RibD family protein, producing the protein MNTPHLSDGADALAALKARIATHHATSALPFVTLCYAQGLDGSIANANGTPMQISCRDAAVQTHAMRAVHDAILVGVGTVLSDNPRLTTRLVDGPSPRPVVLDSRLRTPADARLITSAASTPCIASTDAGCEDAAYRLEQAGAAVVRFPATPDAHVHLPALLAHLGSIGVRAVMVEGGSRVIASFLRERLVHAVVVTVSMCFLAGKTVLSGQAAAAPEERGTRLFPGIEPQHLFWVGRDLVIQGAPHWREEPGEPHGPSAAR; encoded by the coding sequence GTGAATACACCCCATCTGTCGGACGGAGCGGACGCACTGGCTGCCTTAAAAGCGCGTATCGCGACCCATCACGCGACGTCCGCCCTTCCGTTTGTAACGCTGTGCTACGCGCAGGGGCTGGACGGGTCGATCGCGAACGCGAACGGCACGCCGATGCAGATCAGCTGCCGGGATGCGGCCGTCCAGACGCACGCGATGCGCGCCGTCCACGATGCGATCCTGGTCGGTGTAGGTACCGTCCTGAGCGACAACCCGCGACTGACCACCCGCCTCGTCGACGGCCCGAGCCCGCGTCCCGTCGTGCTGGACTCGCGCTTGCGCACGCCGGCCGACGCCCGACTCATAACCTCCGCAGCGTCGACGCCCTGCATCGCCTCCACCGATGCGGGATGCGAGGATGCGGCCTACCGCCTCGAACAAGCCGGCGCTGCGGTGGTCCGCTTCCCCGCGACGCCCGACGCGCACGTTCACCTGCCCGCACTCCTCGCGCACCTCGGGTCAATCGGTGTCCGCGCGGTGATGGTGGAGGGCGGAAGCCGGGTGATCGCCAGTTTTTTGCGCGAACGGCTGGTGCATGCGGTGGTGGTGACCGTGTCGATGTGTTTCCTGGCCGGCAAAACCGTGCTCTCGGGCCAGGCCGCTGCCGCCCCGGAAGAGCGCGGCACGCGACTTTTCCCGGGGATCGAGCCGCAGCATCTGTTCTGGGTCGGCCGCGACCTCGTGATACAGGGGGCGCCCCACTGGCGCGAGGAGCCGGGCGAGCCACATGGACCATCTGCCGCGAGGTGA
- the ugpC gene encoding sn-glycerol-3-phosphate ABC transporter ATP-binding protein UgpC → MSSVRLNGIRKIYEGGVVAVNNASFEIADGEFVVLVGPSGCGKSTTLRMIAGLESISDGTLSIGDQVVNDLAPKDRDIAMVFQNYALYPHMTVRENMGFGLKLRKYPKEEIRERVEQAADVLGIRSILDRKPKQLSGGQRQRVAVGRAIVRKPKVFLFDEPLSNLDAKLRVQMRTEISKLHQRLGATMIYVTHDQVEAMTMGDRIVVMKDGVIQQIDTPLNLYNKPANAFVGGFIGSPAMNFMPGVVEAVGVGLVFRVDEVGTQIPITEPAPALPSSASGTPMQLGIRPEDLYVAGDTPAPSSTHPIETTLEVVEPMGNEMFVYVQYAGQQLVARVAPQALPEPGATVTLRVDLGKLHFFDRESGLAIR, encoded by the coding sequence ATGTCGAGCGTTCGCCTTAACGGCATCAGGAAAATCTACGAGGGCGGCGTCGTTGCCGTCAACAATGCGAGTTTTGAGATTGCAGACGGCGAATTTGTCGTTCTCGTCGGACCCTCGGGTTGCGGGAAGAGCACGACGCTTCGCATGATCGCCGGCCTCGAGTCGATTTCGGACGGCACGCTGTCCATCGGCGATCAGGTGGTGAACGATCTGGCCCCGAAGGATCGCGACATCGCGATGGTCTTCCAGAATTACGCCCTCTATCCCCACATGACCGTTCGGGAAAATATGGGGTTCGGGCTCAAGCTGCGCAAGTATCCGAAAGAGGAGATCCGGGAGCGGGTCGAGCAGGCGGCCGATGTGCTCGGTATCCGAAGCATCCTCGATCGTAAACCCAAACAGCTCTCCGGCGGGCAGCGCCAGCGCGTCGCGGTCGGCCGCGCGATCGTGCGCAAGCCCAAGGTGTTTCTGTTCGACGAGCCGCTTTCCAACCTCGACGCCAAGCTCCGGGTCCAGATGCGGACGGAGATTTCCAAACTGCACCAGCGGCTGGGAGCGACCATGATCTATGTGACCCACGACCAGGTCGAGGCCATGACCATGGGCGATCGGATCGTGGTCATGAAGGATGGCGTCATCCAGCAAATCGATACGCCGCTCAATCTGTATAACAAGCCGGCGAATGCCTTTGTGGGCGGCTTCATCGGTAGCCCGGCGATGAACTTCATGCCGGGCGTCGTCGAGGCGGTGGGCGTTGGTCTGGTCTTTCGGGTCGATGAGGTCGGGACCCAGATCCCGATCACGGAGCCCGCGCCGGCGCTCCCGTCGTCGGCTTCCGGCACGCCGATGCAGCTGGGGATCCGTCCCGAGGATCTCTATGTCGCCGGCGACACCCCCGCGCCGTCCTCCACGCATCCGATCGAGACCACGCTGGAGGTGGTCGAACCCATGGGTAATGAGATGTTCGTCTACGTCCAGTATGCCGGGCAGCAGCTGGTGGCGCGCGTCGCACCGCAGGCCTTGCCGGAGCCGGGCGCGACGGTGACGCTCCGCGTCGATCTCGGCAAGCTCCATTTTTTTGATCGGGAATCCGGTCTGGCTATTCGGTGA